Below is a window of Polyangiaceae bacterium DNA.
GTGCGGCTGAAGAAGAGGCCGGGGAAGGGCGGGCCCTCCACGGGCTTCACCCCGGAGGCCGAGTAGACTCTCGGTGCCGTCCAGAACCAGCTCTTGGGCGCGCCGGAGCTGCCCTCACATCCGCCGTTGCCCGCCATGGCGTGGCCCACGATGGTGGTCGAGGTGAGCGCGACCGTACACGTCTCGAAGGGGACGGGGTCCAGGAGCGTGCGCACGCCCTTGCCGTCGGGCGCCCAGCCGCGCAGGCGCTCGGAGGTGCTGGTCGGGTAGTCCGTCCAGGCCGCGAGGTTGCCTTCGCCGCTCCCGCGGCGGGCGTTCGAGGGCGCCTCGAGGGTCGTCCACTCGTTTTTCTTTGGGTCGAGGAGCGCCCAGACTCCGCCCTTGCCGGTGTCGAACACCGCGCCCGGCGGTTCGTCAACGTCCCACTCCACGAGGCCCGCGGGGAGCTCACTCCTGAAGCGAGCGGGAAGGGACCACGTCCACTCACCTGGGCCGAGCGGAGCCGTCGCAGTCAAGATGCGACTCGGGGTTCCCCCGAAGAAGACGTTGGACCGCGCGCTCTCTCTCCCGTTGCCGAAGCCACACGACGTCTTCTTCACGTCGCTGATACGGCGCTGGACAGCGGCGACAGAAGCGCCGCTCGTCAAGTCGAGCAGGCGGCGAACGGAGTAGGCGTGGGTGCCTTTCACGCCTTGATCGATCGCCAAGAGCGCCCGCGTCTCCCCCTGCACCCTATGCGTGCTCCCCACGCCGTACCACGCGCCCTCGCCGAGCCCCTGGACCAGGTCGGCCACGGAGCACCCGTCGCCGCAGCCCTGCCAGTCGAGAGTCGGGAAGGCGAGCTTGTCCCCGGCCGCCTCGAAGACCTTGCAGTAGGGATGGGTAAACTCCGTGCCCGGCACCGGGCTCCAGATGTTCGGATCCGCGAGCCAGGCGTGCTCCGGCGCCAGGGCGGGATCGCCGCCAGCGCCGGCAGCACCGCCGCCGGAGGTCCCGCCGGAGCCCCCGCCCCCGCCCAGCCCGCCCGAGCCACCCCAGACGAGGACGTCCGCGGCGTCCGCACCGCCGGTCGCGGCGTCCGGCCGGGTCGCCTCCGAGGGGCCATCGCCGCACGCGCCGAACGCCAGCGCGAGCGTGAGCGCTCCCGCACCGCCACTCGCGACGACGGTTCGTAGGCTCATCACAGCGAGCATGGGGAGTGGCCGTGGAACAGGTCCGGCGAGAGCGTTCGATACGAGAGCTTGCCCTTCCACTCGACGGCGACGATCGGCGCGTCGTCGCCCATGACGGGTTGACCCAGCACGCGCCCCGGCGCCGCGAGGACGCCGTCGAAGGAGGCTCCGGAGGCGGCTGGTCGGAGTCGCCAGGCCGTGAAGGCCTTGGGCTTCCGCGCGACGAGCAGCAGCGAGCCGTCTCCCGAGGCCACCAGCCACACGCGCTCGTGAAGGCCCGCGTACGGCCAGCTCGCGAGCTCGGCGGACAGACCCGAGCGCACGTCGTAGCGCACCAGCCGCGCGCGCGGCGGCTTCGAGGGATTCACGTCCAGCACGTAGAGCGCCCCGACCGCCTGGTCGTACGCGGCCGCCAGGGTCGATCCGGAGGGCTGGTGGCCCGCGTATGGCGTGACCAGATGCCACGAGCGCTCGGTGACGAGGTACCGCCAGATCGTCCCGGTGGCGTCACCGTCCTCCGCGACACCGCCGACCATGTAGACCGCGTCCTCGAGGCCCGAGTACAGCGCGGCGAAGCCCGTGCGTGCGCGCGGTGCGCTCGGCGGCTCCGTCTCCTCGTTCGCCAACGCCAGCGCCGGCCCGGTCCGGGTGCCGCCGATCAGGCCGGTGGGCGTGGTCAGGACGGGGGAGATCGGGCTGAGCGGCGTGAACGCTCTTGGAAACCCGACGGCTTGCACTCCGCGCCGACCGGCGGCGAGGCGCACCCGCCGCGCCGGCTCAACCGGCGAGAGCCAGAGCTGGCTTTCGTCCCGGATGAGCTCGGCCACGCCGCCGGCGACGTCGGCGGACAGGTCGTACGCGGTGCCGGGTCCCACGATGAGCCCGACGGAGCCCGGCTGGTCCGAGCTGAGGAGCGCGGGCGCGACGAAGCCGTCCGCGAACTCGAAGAGCTCCGGGTCGTGAAGGTAGAGCTTGGGGTTCAGCCAGCGCAGGCAGTCCGTCAGCTCGCAGACGGGAATGACGAGGGGGATGTGCGGCTTGATCGTCACCGCCGGCGTCTTCACGAGCTGGAAGACGTCGCGCAGCTTCGCGCTAGCGTCCCGGGCGCTCGCGATCGGACCGAGCGTCGTCGTGAAGAACGCGCCGTGCGTGCGGCAGGAGAGCGGGTCGAGCGTGCACGCGGCGGCGGCGCCGGACACCTTCCCAGAGATGAGGTCGGCGCGCCAGCGCCAGACGGCGTTCAGGGGGCTCCCGGTGGCCGGACTGAAGGGGAAGCTGAACGGGGTCGCTCCGCTGGCATCGAGCAAGGGGAAGCCCGCGGTGCTGGTGAGCGTGGGGATCCGCCACTCGGAGAAGGTGGGGGAAGCGGGGTCGTCCCAGCGGCAAATCCCGCCTTGAGCGACGCAATCTTGGAGCTGCAGCTCGGCCTCTCCGGCCACCGTTTGATCGATACAGCTGCAATGCCGGTACGCCACCCGCTCGCTGACCGGCGGTGGGGTCGAGCCATCTTCGTTCCGCCCGAGCCAGCGCTCGCCCGGGAGGACCACGACGTTGTCGGGACCAACGCCGTCGGTCGTGTCCAGAGGTCCGCTGATGACCTCCGGCGTCTGTGGCGGCAGCCGCACCACCGGCGTCGCGTCGCAGTCGTCGGCGCGCGACTCGAGAACCTGCAGGCCCACCTTCTCCCGGTCCTCGGCGCGGTCGTTGGAGTTCAGTGACGACTGATTCGGGAAGGCGCAGGTGTCGCAGGCGTCGGGGATCTCGTCGTCGTCCTGATCCGCCGGCTCGCTACAGCGCGCCGGCACCGCGCCGCCGTTCCCGGGGATGCAGAACCCGGCGAACCCTGCCTGGCAGTCCGCGTCCGTCGAGCAGCTCGGGTTCTCGTTCGGCAGCGGGCAGAAGTCGCAGCCGTCCCCGACGCCGTCGTGGTCCTGATCGCCGACCGACGGTCCGTTCGGGCAGAGATCGCAGGTGTCGCCGTGCCCGTCGCCGTCGGCGTCTTCTTGCCCGGGATTCCGGCAGTGGACCTTCGGCGTGCTCGGCGGCAAGGCCGCGCAGGTCGATGGCGGGCAGTTGTCGCAGACGTCCCCGACCTCGTCATGGTCGTCGTCGGTCTGGTCCGGGTTCTTCACCGTCGGGCAGTTGTCGACCGCCGAGGGCCACCCGTCCTCGTCCGGATCGCCTCCGAGCGCGTCCAGCAGGAACTGATGGTTGGCGGCCTTTGGCCCGATGTCTCCCGCGGGCGCCCATCTGTCCGGCTCGAAGCCGTGCGTGACGCCGACGAGGACACTCTGGTTGGTCCAGTCGGAGAGGTACAGCGGGCCTCCGGAGTCACCTCTGTTGACCTTGGCGAGCGCCTGAAGTGCAGGGGACACCCAAACCGGCATCTCGCCCCACCCTGGTTGCAAGTGCGGCTTCGACGCGCCAAATCGGCGCGTGCCTATCCCGGCCCCCGGGACCGTGTAGCCCCAGCCGACCACCAGGCCTTTCGACGAGAGCTTGCCGGTGTCCTGCGCCTCCTTCAGCGAGCCGAGGAACAGCCTCGGCAAGCGTTCGACGACGGACACGGGAACGTCCTGCGCAAGGGTTCCGACCGCCAGGTCGATGGAGTCACGATTGACGTCGCTGCAAGTCCACTTCGGGTGCAGAGCAACATCGATGAAATTGGTGACGAAGCCTCCGCCCTGGCCGCTCGGCAAGAAGAACTCGACCAACGTCCAAGGCACCCCAGTGTTTGGCGCGTCGCAGTAGCAGTGCGCGGCGGTCAACACCTTATTGCGCGCGATCAACGTCCCTGAGCAAAAGACCTGGCCGCCCCCCCGAAGGGCGCCGACGGGGCTGCGGTCGGTGCCCGTCGAGTTCATGTCCACCGAGGTGGGTCCACCGAGCTCTTCGCTGGACGCCGAGGTCATGCTCTCACGCGGCGTGCGCGACTCGTTGCCGCAGGCGATTGCAGACAGCGCCGCCACGAGCGTCAGGCGTGCTGCGTGCTGCGTGCTGCGTGCTGCGTGCTGCGTGCTGCGTGCTGCGTGCTGCGTGCTGCGTGCTGCGTGCTGCGTGCTGCGTGCTGCGTGCTGCGTGCTGCGTGCTGCGTGCTGCGTGCTGCGTGCTGCGTGCTGCGTGCTGCGTGCTGCGTGCTGCGTGCTGCGTGCTGCGTGCTGCGTGCGCATGGTCACACCTCCCCGAGCTTCGGATGAATGATACCGAGCATCAGCTGGGCCCGCAAGCAGCAGCTCGCCTCGAGTCCGTGCTCATGTGCCGGAACGCGGCTAGAGTACACCACACCCATGCGCCCGCTCGGCATCCTGCTCACCGGCGATCCCGTTCCGCGGGCGCGCGCGCTGCGTGGCAGCTTCGCCGACATGATCCGGACCACGGCGGGCGACGCCTGGACCGGACGGTGGCTCGAGCTCGACGCGCGGAGCGCGGTGCCCTGGCCGGAGCTCGCGGCGCTGATCGTGACCGGGTCGAGCGCCAGCGTGACCGAGCGCGCGCCCTGGATGCTGGAGGCCGAGGCGCGCCTGCGCGCGCTAGTGACCGCGGGCACGCCGGTGTTCGGCATCTGTTTCGGTCACCAGCTGCTCGGTCAGGCGCTCGGCGGTCGTGTCGCCGTGAACCCGCGCGGCCGTCAGATCGGCACCGTCGAGGCGGAGCTCCTGGGCGAGGACGCGTTGCTCGACGCCGGCCGCCGCCCGTTCCGCGTGAACACCTCGCACCGTGACGTGGTCTCGGAGCTGCCGCCCGGCGCGCGCGTGCTCGGCCGGACGCCGCGCGACCCGCACGCGTTCCTGCGCTTCGGCGAACGGGTGTTCGGCGTGCAGAGTCACCCCGAGTTCGACGCGGTCACCATGCGCGCCTACATCGAGGAACGCCGGGAGATCCTCGGCGCCGAGGGTTTCGACGTGGAAGCATTGCTCGCGGGCGTCGACGACGCTGTGCCCGGAGCGAGCATCTTGAAGCGGTTCGTAGCGAGCGTCGCGCGCGCGCCGGCGATGGGATAGAGTCGCCTCCGGCATGCTTCGACGTTGGGGGCTCGCTACACTCGCACTACCGCTGCTGGTCGCCTGCAAGGGGGAGCCGAAGGTGCTCGAGCCCCGCTCACCGCCACCGCGCTCGCCGCCGCCAGTGGCGTTGCCCGCACAGCCCACCCCGGCTGGCATGGGGCGCGTGGTCCTTCACGGTACCGACGGCCCGCTGCGCGTCAGCGCTCGCGCCGACGTGGCCTTCGTGCCGCCGGGCATGAGCGTGCCGCCGACTCGGACGGGCGAGCTGTGCGTGACGCCCTGCGTGGTGGATCTGCCGCACGGGCACTACCGCCTGTTCATGTCCAGCGCCGACGGAACCTACGAGCAGAGTGACACCGACGACATGGTCGTGCGGGACGGCGTGAACTACCACGTG
It encodes the following:
- a CDS encoding thrombospondin type 3 repeat-containing protein, whose translation is MPVWVSPALQALAKVNRGDSGGPLYLSDWTNQSVLVGVTHGFEPDRWAPAGDIGPKAANHQFLLDALGGDPDEDGWPSAVDNCPTVKNPDQTDDDHDEVGDVCDNCPPSTCAALPPSTPKVHCRNPGQEDADGDGHGDTCDLCPNGPSVGDQDHDGVGDGCDFCPLPNENPSCSTDADCQAGFAGFCIPGNGGAVPARCSEPADQDDDEIPDACDTCAFPNQSSLNSNDRAEDREKVGLQVLESRADDCDATPVVRLPPQTPEVISGPLDTTDGVGPDNVVVLPGERWLGRNEDGSTPPPVSERVAYRHCSCIDQTVAGEAELQLQDCVAQGGICRWDDPASPTFSEWRIPTLTSTAGFPLLDASGATPFSFPFSPATGSPLNAVWRWRADLISGKVSGAAAACTLDPLSCRTHGAFFTTTLGPIASARDASAKLRDVFQLVKTPAVTIKPHIPLVIPVCELTDCLRWLNPKLYLHDPELFEFADGFVAPALLSSDQPGSVGLIVGPGTAYDLSADVAGGVAELIRDESQLWLSPVEPARRVRLAAGRRGVQAVGFPRAFTPLSPISPVLTTPTGLIGGTRTGPALALANEETEPPSAPRARTGFAALYSGLEDAVYMVGGVAEDGDATGTIWRYLVTERSWHLVTPYAGHQPSGSTLAAAYDQAVGALYVLDVNPSKPPRARLVRYDVRSGLSAELASWPYAGLHERVWLVASGDGSLLLVARKPKAFTAWRLRPAASGASFDGVLAAPGRVLGQPVMGDDAPIVAVEWKGKLSYRTLSPDLFHGHSPCSL
- a CDS encoding gamma-glutamyl-gamma-aminobutyrate hydrolase family protein (Members of this family of hydrolases with an active site Cys residue belong to MEROPS family C26.), whose product is MRPLGILLTGDPVPRARALRGSFADMIRTTAGDAWTGRWLELDARSAVPWPELAALIVTGSSASVTERAPWMLEAEARLRALVTAGTPVFGICFGHQLLGQALGGRVAVNPRGRQIGTVEAELLGEDALLDAGRRPFRVNTSHRDVVSELPPGARVLGRTPRDPHAFLRFGERVFGVQSHPEFDAVTMRAYIEERREILGAEGFDVEALLAGVDDAVPGASILKRFVASVARAPAMG